One Pseudomonadota bacterium DNA window includes the following coding sequences:
- the metH gene encoding methionine synthase: MASASETRIAALHALLEERILVLDGAMGTMIQRYKLDEAAYRGEQFKDWHLDVKGNNDMLVLTQPQIVKEIHRAYLEAGADIVETNTFSANHPALADYDMQDYVREVNLAGARLAREVADEVTAETGHQRFVAGVLGPTNRTASLSPDVNDPGKRNITFDQLADTYADGARALIEGGADMMLVETIFDTLNAKAALFGIRRVYTELGIELPIFISGTITDASGRTLSGQTGEAFWNSVRHSNPLLIGLNCALGAEELRPYLEELSNIADTNVSAHPNAGLPNEFGEYDQTPQEMAAIIREFAQSGFLNVVGGCCGTTPDHIRAIAETVRDMPRRQIPDVPRKMRLSGLEPLNIGADSLFLNVGERTNVTGSAKFRKLIEADDYNAALDVARQQVESGAQVIDINMDEGMLDSEAAMERFMNLIAGEPDIARVPVMIDSSKWSVIEAGLKCTQGKAIVNSISMKEGIEPFLEQARMVRDYGAAVVVMAFDEKGQADTIERKHEICKRSYELLTQELDFPPEDIIFDPNIFAVATGIEEHNNYGVDFIEATRLIKENLPHAAVSGGLSNVSFSFRGNNPVREAMHSVFLYHAIRAGMDMAIVNAGQLAIYDDIPDELREHVEDVILNRRDDATERLLDIAAKYKGDGSAAKKVDNKAWRELPVEKRLEHALVKGIDEFVIEDTEEARQGAERPLHVIEGPLMDGMNVVGDLFGAGKMFLPQVVKSARVMKKAVAHLVPFIEKEQEESGGGARKSNGKILLATVKGDVHDIGKNIVGVVLQCNNFDVLDMGVMVPAEKILDRAREENVDIIGLSGLITPSLDEMVHVGSEMQRLGMDIPLLIGGATTSPAHTAVKIDPQYEGPVVYVKDASRAVGVAQALVGEDSRVTFMQKVSSDYEKRRKQHAGRHRKTPSLTLEEARANRLQPDWSSYTPPRPLKSGIHTFEDYSLEELMPYFDWKPFFNAWQLAGKFPQLLEDPVVGEEATKLYVDAKAMLKQMVDERWLQAKAVVGFFPANTVNQDDVEIYADESRREVLQTLRNLRQQKTKPDGHSHLCLSDFVAPRESGVIDWVGGFAVTAGIGIEEHVERFEAAHDDYSAIMLKALADRFAEAFAEAMHERVRKEFWGYQPEESLSNDELIDERYQGIRPAPGYPACPDHTEKQTLWRWLDVEARTGIRLTESLAMYPASSVSGMYYSHPQSQYFVLGTIARDQVEDYAVRKGMSVEEAERWLAPNLGYDPRQETAESARESAA; the protein is encoded by the coding sequence ATGGCTTCAGCATCCGAAACGCGCATCGCCGCCCTGCACGCCCTTCTCGAGGAACGCATCCTCGTGCTCGATGGCGCCATGGGGACCATGATTCAGCGCTACAAGCTGGATGAGGCCGCCTACCGCGGTGAGCAGTTCAAGGACTGGCACCTCGATGTGAAAGGCAACAACGACATGTTGGTGCTGACCCAGCCGCAGATTGTGAAGGAGATCCACCGCGCTTACCTCGAGGCAGGGGCGGATATCGTTGAGACCAACACCTTCTCGGCTAACCACCCTGCGCTCGCGGACTACGACATGCAGGATTACGTGCGCGAGGTGAACCTCGCCGGCGCACGCCTGGCGCGCGAGGTGGCTGACGAGGTGACCGCTGAGACGGGCCATCAGCGCTTCGTCGCTGGCGTTCTCGGCCCGACCAACCGAACCGCATCCCTATCGCCGGACGTCAACGATCCGGGGAAGCGCAACATCACCTTCGACCAGCTCGCCGACACCTATGCCGACGGTGCACGCGCGCTTATCGAGGGCGGCGCAGATATGATGCTGGTTGAGACGATCTTCGACACCTTGAATGCCAAGGCAGCCCTATTCGGTATCCGTCGCGTGTACACCGAGCTCGGTATCGAGCTACCGATCTTCATCTCGGGCACGATTACGGACGCCTCCGGTCGCACGCTCTCTGGCCAGACCGGCGAGGCCTTCTGGAACTCCGTACGCCACTCCAACCCGCTGCTCATCGGCCTCAACTGTGCGCTGGGTGCCGAGGAGCTACGCCCCTACCTGGAAGAGCTCTCGAACATCGCTGACACGAACGTGAGCGCGCACCCGAACGCGGGTTTACCCAACGAGTTCGGTGAGTACGATCAAACGCCGCAGGAGATGGCGGCGATCATTCGCGAGTTCGCGCAGTCAGGGTTCCTCAATGTGGTCGGCGGCTGCTGCGGCACGACGCCCGATCACATTCGCGCCATCGCTGAGACCGTGCGTGATATGCCCCGTCGGCAGATCCCCGACGTGCCGCGCAAGATGCGCCTTAGTGGCCTCGAGCCGCTGAACATTGGTGCAGACAGCCTGTTCCTCAACGTGGGGGAGCGCACCAACGTCACCGGTTCGGCAAAGTTCCGTAAGCTGATCGAGGCCGACGACTACAACGCCGCCCTCGACGTGGCTCGCCAGCAGGTGGAGAGCGGAGCCCAGGTGATCGATATCAACATGGACGAGGGCATGCTCGACTCCGAGGCTGCAATGGAGCGGTTCATGAACCTGATCGCTGGCGAGCCGGATATCGCTCGCGTGCCGGTGATGATCGATTCCTCCAAATGGAGCGTGATCGAGGCGGGCCTTAAGTGCACCCAGGGCAAGGCCATCGTCAACTCCATCAGCATGAAGGAAGGCATCGAGCCCTTCCTCGAACAGGCGCGCATGGTGCGCGACTACGGCGCAGCCGTGGTGGTCATGGCTTTCGATGAAAAGGGTCAGGCAGACACGATCGAGCGCAAGCACGAGATCTGCAAACGCTCCTATGAGCTGCTCACGCAGGAGCTCGATTTTCCGCCCGAGGACATCATCTTCGACCCGAACATCTTCGCGGTAGCGACGGGTATCGAGGAGCACAACAACTACGGCGTAGACTTCATCGAGGCCACGCGCCTGATCAAGGAGAACCTCCCTCATGCGGCAGTGAGCGGCGGCCTCTCCAACGTGTCCTTCTCCTTCCGCGGCAACAACCCCGTGCGCGAGGCGATGCATAGCGTGTTCCTCTACCATGCGATCCGCGCGGGCATGGACATGGCCATCGTCAACGCTGGCCAGCTGGCGATTTACGACGACATTCCCGACGAGCTTCGCGAGCACGTGGAGGACGTAATCCTCAACCGTCGCGACGACGCCACGGAGCGTCTCCTGGACATCGCCGCCAAGTACAAGGGCGACGGGTCGGCAGCGAAGAAGGTCGATAACAAGGCATGGCGCGAGCTGCCGGTGGAGAAGCGCCTGGAGCATGCCCTTGTCAAGGGCATCGACGAGTTCGTGATCGAGGACACGGAGGAGGCTCGCCAGGGCGCGGAGCGTCCCCTGCACGTGATCGAGGGGCCGCTGATGGACGGTATGAACGTGGTCGGCGATCTCTTCGGTGCCGGCAAGATGTTCTTGCCCCAGGTAGTGAAATCGGCTCGCGTAATGAAGAAGGCTGTGGCCCATCTCGTGCCGTTCATCGAGAAGGAGCAAGAGGAGAGTGGCGGTGGTGCCCGTAAGTCGAACGGCAAGATCCTGCTCGCCACGGTGAAGGGCGACGTGCATGACATCGGCAAGAACATCGTCGGCGTCGTGCTCCAATGCAACAACTTCGACGTGCTCGACATGGGTGTGATGGTTCCAGCGGAGAAGATCCTCGATAGGGCCCGCGAGGAGAACGTCGACATCATCGGATTGTCCGGTCTTATCACCCCGTCCCTGGACGAGATGGTGCACGTGGGATCAGAGATGCAGCGCCTGGGTATGGATATCCCGTTGTTGATCGGTGGCGCGACCACCTCACCAGCGCACACGGCCGTGAAGATCGATCCGCAGTACGAAGGCCCTGTGGTGTACGTGAAGGACGCCTCGCGCGCCGTGGGCGTGGCCCAAGCCCTGGTGGGCGAGGACTCCCGCGTCACCTTCATGCAGAAGGTGAGCTCGGACTACGAGAAGCGTCGAAAGCAGCACGCCGGTCGCCATCGCAAGACGCCGAGCCTGACGCTCGAAGAGGCCCGCGCCAACCGCCTGCAGCCGGACTGGTCTAGCTACACCCCGCCCCGCCCCCTGAAGTCGGGCATTCACACCTTCGAGGATTATTCGCTCGAGGAGCTGATGCCGTACTTCGATTGGAAGCCGTTCTTCAACGCCTGGCAGCTGGCCGGTAAGTTCCCCCAGCTCCTGGAGGATCCGGTGGTCGGCGAGGAGGCGACCAAGCTCTACGTCGATGCGAAAGCAATGCTGAAGCAGATGGTGGACGAGCGCTGGCTGCAAGCTAAGGCAGTAGTTGGGTTCTTCCCCGCCAACACGGTCAATCAGGATGACGTAGAGATCTATGCGGACGAGTCGCGCAGAGAAGTGCTGCAGACCTTGCGCAACCTTCGCCAGCAGAAGACCAAGCCCGATGGCCACTCGCACCTGTGCCTCTCGGACTTCGTGGCGCCGCGCGAGAGCGGTGTCATCGACTGGGTGGGCGGCTTCGCCGTGACCGCCGGCATCGGGATCGAGGAACACGTGGAGCGCTTCGAGGCGGCCCACGATGACTACAGCGCGATTATGCTCAAAGCCCTCGCAGATCGTTTCGCCGAAGCCTTCGCTGAGGCCATGCACGAGAGAGTGCGCAAGGAATTTTGGGGCTATCAGCCCGAGGAGTCACTCAGCAACGATGAGCTCATCGACGAGCGCTACCAGGGGATCCGCCCAGCCCCCGGCTACCCCGCGTGTCCCGATCACACCGAGAAACAGACCCTGTGGCGCTGGCTCGACGTGGAGGCGCGCACGGGAATTCGCCTGACCGAGTCCCTGGCGATGTATCCAGCCTCATCTGTAAGCGGTATGTACTACTCCCATCCCCAGTCTCAGTACTTCGTGCTCGGCACGATCGCTCGCGATCAGGTGGAGGACTACGCCGTGCGCAAGGGTATGAGCGTGGAGGAAGCCGAGCGCTGGCTGGCTCCCAATCTTGGTTACGACCCGCGGCAGGAGACCGCCGAGTCCGCCCGCGAGTCAGCTGCCTGA
- the moeB gene encoding molybdopterin-synthase adenylyltransferase MoeB, with product MSDAERLRFARHIALSQVGEAGQGRIGAGRALIVGLGGLGSPASLYLAAAGLGALWLNDFDRVDATNLQRQVLYRTRNVGERKAAAAASALRDVNDQVTLHPLDRRLDEEGLRDAVAAVDVVLDGSDNFATRFAVNAACAEVGTPLISGAAIRFEGQLAVFRHDRRRLHGEETPCYRCLFAESDEASENCQGNGVFAPLVGTVGAMMATEALKLILGLGEDSAGRLMTYDALTMQWRSLRFARDPACPVCA from the coding sequence TTGAGCGACGCCGAACGCCTGCGCTTCGCCCGACACATAGCCCTGTCCCAGGTGGGCGAGGCCGGGCAGGGGAGGATTGGCGCGGGGCGCGCGTTGATCGTGGGTCTGGGCGGGCTTGGCTCACCGGCCAGCCTCTACCTCGCGGCGGCCGGCCTCGGGGCCCTGTGGTTGAACGACTTCGACCGCGTGGACGCGACGAACCTGCAGCGTCAGGTGCTCTACAGGACCCGCAATGTGGGCGAGCGGAAGGCGGCGGCCGCGGCTAGCGCCCTGCGTGATGTCAACGATCAGGTGACACTGCATCCACTCGACAGGCGATTGGACGAAGAGGGCCTGAGGGACGCTGTCGCCGCGGTCGACGTGGTACTGGATGGCAGCGACAACTTCGCCACCCGCTTCGCCGTGAACGCCGCCTGCGCCGAGGTCGGTACACCCCTCATTTCCGGCGCAGCCATCCGCTTCGAAGGGCAGCTGGCGGTGTTCAGGCACGACCGTCGTCGCCTGCATGGTGAGGAGACACCTTGCTACCGCTGCCTGTTCGCCGAGAGCGATGAGGCGAGCGAGAACTGTCAGGGCAACGGCGTGTTTGCCCCCCTGGTTGGCACCGTAGGGGCAATGATGGCAACGGAGGCGCTTAAGCTTATTCTAGGATTAGGTGAAGACAGCGCCGGGCGATTGATGACCTACGACGCCCTGACTATGCAGTGGCGTTCTTTGCGCTTCGCACGCGACCCCGCGTGCCCGGTGTGCGCCTGA
- the prmC gene encoding peptide chain release factor N(5)-glutamine methyltransferase, whose product MTGQELSIAQVLSHARERGLAPLDAEVLVARALGRPRSWLRAWAEHPCTRAEFDACDALISRRAEGEPIAYILGEREFWSLPLRVDERTLIPRPDTETLVQRALSLRDAIDRWAVPAARVLDLGTGSGAIALALASESPHWQLTATDINHDTLRLARVNAERLGLSLRLRHGHWWQALESDERFQLIASNPPYLTRDDPHLREGDLRFEPRVALISGEDGLDAMREIVRGARSHLREGGWLIVEHGYQQGPVVRELFTAAGYAEIDTGLDLSGHERVTQGRSPGLRPPPGLQQ is encoded by the coding sequence ATGACTGGCCAGGAGTTGTCGATCGCTCAGGTGCTCAGCCACGCCCGCGAGCGCGGCCTCGCCCCCCTCGATGCAGAAGTGCTCGTGGCGCGAGCGCTCGGCCGCCCGCGGAGCTGGCTCAGGGCCTGGGCCGAGCATCCGTGCACGCGGGCGGAGTTTGACGCGTGCGACGCCCTCATCAGCCGCCGCGCCGAGGGTGAACCGATCGCCTACATTCTCGGCGAACGGGAGTTTTGGTCCCTGCCCCTGCGCGTGGACGAGCGCACGCTGATCCCGCGCCCCGATACGGAGACCCTCGTGCAGCGTGCGCTGAGCTTGCGCGATGCGATCGACCGCTGGGCCGTGCCCGCCGCCCGCGTCCTCGACCTGGGTACGGGCAGCGGCGCGATCGCCCTGGCGCTCGCCAGCGAGTCCCCCCACTGGCAGCTCACGGCGACCGACATCAATCACGACACCCTACGCCTAGCCCGGGTCAACGCCGAGCGTCTCGGACTCAGTTTGCGATTGCGCCACGGCCACTGGTGGCAGGCGCTTGAGTCCGATGAGCGATTCCAACTCATCGCCTCCAATCCCCCCTATCTGACGCGGGACGATCCACACCTGCGCGAGGGGGACCTGCGCTTCGAGCCGCGCGTCGCTCTGATCAGCGGGGAGGACGGGCTGGATGCCATGCGAGAGATCGTTCGCGGCGCCCGCTCCCACCTGCGTGAAGGGGGCTGGTTGATCGTCGAACATGGCTATCAGCAGGGCCCAGTCGTGCGCGAACTGTTCACGGCCGCCGGCTACGCAGAGATCGACACGGGGTTGGACTTGAGCGGTCACGAACGCGTCACCCAAGGCCGTAGCCCGGGCCTGCGCCCGCCGCCGGGGCTACAGCAGTGA
- a CDS encoding cystathionine gamma-synthase, whose protein sequence is MSDQSSHGADQHLATRVIHAGQHPDPVTGAVMPPISLSSTYAQESPGVHKGYEYSRSENPTRMAWERCIADLESGVRGCAFASGLAAIATILELLPAGSHLVASDDLYGGTYRLFDRVRANSAGLQVTFVDTGDVDAVRAAITPETRMLWVETPSNPMMRLTDLAALGALAGDHDLIAVADNTFATPLIQRPLELGFDIVMHSTTKYLNGHSDIIGGVAVTREQELGEQLGFLQFAVGAVASPFDSFLALRGVKTLAVRMRAHNENAAKLADWLCRHPQVLQVFYPGLEGHPQFQLAQRQMDGFGGMISLRVAGGLDGAKRMLERLGVFTLAESLGGVESLANHPAIMTHASVPAQRRAVLGIGDDLVRLSVGIEGVEDLMADLEQALDG, encoded by the coding sequence ATGAGCGATCAGTCTTCCCACGGCGCCGACCAGCACCTGGCGACCCGAGTCATCCACGCCGGCCAGCACCCGGACCCTGTGACCGGTGCCGTCATGCCGCCGATCTCCCTGAGTTCCACCTACGCTCAGGAAAGCCCCGGCGTGCACAAGGGCTACGAGTACTCACGTTCGGAAAACCCCACGCGCATGGCGTGGGAGCGTTGTATCGCGGACCTCGAGAGCGGTGTGCGCGGCTGTGCCTTCGCGTCCGGGCTCGCGGCGATCGCGACCATCCTCGAACTGCTCCCTGCTGGCAGTCACCTGGTGGCCAGCGATGATCTCTACGGAGGCACCTACCGCCTGTTCGATCGCGTGCGGGCGAACAGCGCTGGCCTGCAGGTCACCTTCGTCGACACTGGCGATGTCGATGCCGTGCGCGCGGCGATCACACCGGAGACGCGCATGCTCTGGGTGGAGACACCGAGCAACCCGATGATGCGGCTCACAGATCTAGCCGCGCTCGGTGCACTGGCGGGAGATCACGACTTGATCGCCGTGGCCGACAACACCTTTGCGACGCCGCTGATCCAGCGTCCCCTGGAGCTCGGCTTCGACATAGTGATGCACTCGACCACCAAGTATCTCAACGGCCACTCGGACATCATTGGGGGCGTGGCCGTGACCCGCGAACAAGAGCTCGGCGAACAGCTCGGCTTCCTGCAATTCGCCGTCGGCGCCGTAGCCAGCCCCTTCGATAGCTTTCTAGCCCTGCGCGGCGTGAAGACTCTCGCCGTGCGCATGCGCGCCCACAACGAGAACGCGGCCAAGCTGGCGGACTGGCTGTGCCGGCATCCTCAGGTGCTGCAGGTGTTCTATCCCGGTTTGGAAGGTCATCCGCAGTTTCAGCTGGCGCAGCGCCAGATGGATGGCTTTGGCGGCATGATCAGCCTGCGCGTGGCGGGCGGCCTTGATGGGGCCAAACGGATGCTTGAGCGGCTCGGCGTATTCACCCTGGCGGAGAGTTTGGGTGGCGTGGAGAGTTTGGCCAACCACCCTGCCATCATGACCCATGCTTCCGTGCCTGCCCAGCGGCGCGCCGTGCTCGGTATCGGCGATGACCTGGTGCGCTTGTCCGTCGGCATAGAGGGTGTGGAAGATCTAATGGCTGATCTGGAGCAGGCCCTCGACGGCTGA
- a CDS encoding NAD(P)H-quinone oxidoreductase — MRAVAIQDMGPNSRLVFVDRPDPAPAHDELLVRVVATAANRADLMQRTGHYPAPPGESEILGLEMAGEVVATGKACQRFDVGDVVCSLLAGGGFAQYVIIPEVLAMAVPAGLDTIEAAALPEVFMTAWQTLVWQAQLQAGETALVHAGASGVGTAAIQIAKNLLEARVLVTASTSKHELCLSLGACAAIDYRAESFAERVGELSGGRGANVIVDFMGASYLDANIRAAAQDGRIVTLALMGGAAAERVNLGLFFRKRLKLQASTLRNRPLEHKTQLARDFETHLTPAFAERRLRPVIDRILPWTKVEEAHDLLARNETRGKVVLVVDPDGA; from the coding sequence ATGCGCGCCGTGGCCATCCAAGACATGGGGCCGAATAGCCGACTCGTATTCGTCGACCGGCCCGACCCGGCGCCGGCCCACGATGAGCTGCTCGTGCGCGTAGTGGCTACGGCCGCCAACCGCGCGGATCTCATGCAACGCACTGGCCACTACCCTGCACCGCCAGGCGAAAGCGAGATCTTGGGCTTGGAGATGGCGGGCGAGGTCGTGGCTACGGGCAAGGCGTGTCAGCGATTCGACGTTGGCGATGTCGTGTGCAGCCTGCTTGCGGGCGGCGGCTTTGCACAGTACGTCATCATTCCCGAGGTGCTCGCGATGGCGGTGCCGGCGGGCCTCGACACCATCGAGGCGGCGGCCCTTCCGGAAGTCTTCATGACCGCCTGGCAAACCCTTGTCTGGCAGGCGCAACTGCAGGCCGGAGAAACCGCCCTAGTGCACGCGGGCGCGAGCGGTGTGGGCACCGCCGCCATCCAAATCGCCAAGAACTTGCTAGAGGCCCGGGTGCTGGTCACCGCGAGCACGAGCAAGCATGAGCTATGCTTATCCCTAGGTGCTTGCGCAGCCATCGATTACCGAGCGGAGTCTTTCGCTGAGCGAGTAGGCGAACTCAGCGGCGGGCGCGGGGCCAACGTGATCGTCGACTTCATGGGCGCGTCCTATCTCGATGCCAACATTCGCGCAGCCGCCCAGGACGGGCGTATCGTCACCTTGGCGCTCATGGGGGGCGCGGCGGCCGAACGGGTCAACCTGGGCCTGTTCTTTCGCAAGCGGCTTAAGCTTCAGGCATCCACCCTTCGCAACCGCCCGTTGGAGCACAAGACTCAGCTGGCCCGAGACTTCGAGACGCACCTAACTCCAGCATTTGCTGAAAGACGCCTAAGACCTGTGATAGATCGCATCCTCCCCTGGACCAAGGTGGAAGAGGCTCACGACCTTCTCGCCCGCAACGAGACACGCGGCAAGGTGGTGTTAGTGGTGGACCCAGACGGTGCCTAG
- a CDS encoding MATE family efflux transporter, with protein MMPASAAAATPTRGEVLRIATPLILSNLSVPLLGMVDTAVVGHMGEVHYLGAVAVGASVFSLLFFGLNFLRMATTGLVSQAAGAGEGDTLRVTLMQGVLVALVCATLLLLLQHPMRELAMSLLGVTAAVGQAARAYFDVRVWSAPLVLVNFVLVGWLVGLARTRAVLAVTLTINLANILLDLLFVYGLGSGIRGVAAATVLAELLGMLTAVMAARGALLDYPARHLQQWSRSTFSAAIAWRGLSRLFALNGNLLVRTLALQLAFLALTGRGARLGETILAVNAVLLTFQHVISYGLDGFAQAVEALVGRGLGARRQLAVEHAVRYGFECAVAVAACGALVLALGGGALADMLTDQSAVREGVRRYLPWLVVSPLISLWSFIFDGAFIGATAAREMRNAMVLSTFVVYLPALWLLADWGNHGLWAAFSLFMLARAITMAVAFPGAVLARAVATDAKV; from the coding sequence ATGATGCCTGCATCCGCCGCCGCTGCCACGCCGACGCGTGGCGAGGTCTTGCGAATCGCCACGCCGCTGATCCTCTCGAACCTCTCCGTGCCGCTGCTCGGCATGGTGGACACAGCGGTCGTTGGGCACATGGGGGAAGTGCACTACTTGGGCGCCGTCGCCGTAGGCGCCAGCGTGTTCAGCCTGCTCTTCTTTGGTCTGAACTTCCTGCGCATGGCGACGACCGGGTTGGTGTCCCAGGCCGCGGGAGCGGGCGAGGGCGACACTCTGCGAGTCACCTTGATGCAGGGCGTATTGGTCGCGCTTGTGTGTGCCACGCTGCTGCTGCTGCTGCAGCATCCAATGCGCGAACTGGCCATGTCGTTGCTCGGCGTGACCGCGGCGGTCGGGCAAGCAGCGCGCGCCTACTTCGATGTACGGGTCTGGAGTGCGCCGCTAGTGTTGGTCAACTTCGTGCTCGTGGGGTGGCTGGTGGGGCTGGCGCGCACGCGCGCCGTGCTAGCGGTTACCTTGACCATCAACCTTGCCAACATCTTGCTCGACCTGCTGTTCGTATATGGCCTTGGCTCAGGAATTCGTGGCGTTGCCGCGGCTACCGTTCTGGCCGAGTTGCTCGGCATGCTCACGGCGGTCATGGCGGCGCGCGGTGCCCTATTGGATTACCCTGCACGGCATCTCCAGCAATGGTCGCGAAGCACCTTCAGCGCGGCCATTGCTTGGCGGGGCTTATCGCGTCTGTTCGCATTGAACGGCAACCTGCTGGTGCGGACCTTGGCCCTTCAACTGGCGTTTCTCGCGCTGACCGGGCGCGGAGCACGCCTGGGCGAGACGATCCTGGCCGTCAATGCGGTCCTGCTGACCTTCCAGCACGTGATTTCCTACGGCTTAGATGGCTTCGCTCAGGCGGTGGAGGCATTGGTCGGCCGAGGGCTCGGCGCTCGGCGACAGCTCGCGGTCGAGCACGCCGTGCGCTACGGCTTTGAATGCGCGGTCGCCGTGGCCGCGTGCGGCGCGCTCGTGCTCGCCTTGGGAGGTGGCGCACTGGCCGATATGCTGACCGACCAAAGCGCCGTGCGCGAGGGCGTGCGGCGCTACCTACCTTGGCTCGTGGTGTCACCCCTGATCAGCCTGTGGAGCTTCATTTTCGACGGCGCTTTCATCGGCGCCACCGCCGCTCGTGAGATGCGAAACGCCATGGTGCTTTCCACCTTCGTCGTCTACTTGCCCGCGCTGTGGCTGCTCGCCGATTGGGGCAATCACGGGCTGTGGGCTGCCTTTTCCTTATTCATGCTTGCCCGCGCAATCACTATGGCCGTGGCCTTTCCGGGCGCGGTCCTGGCGCGTGCCGTAGCGACCGACGCGAAAGTGTGA
- a CDS encoding bifunctional diguanylate cyclase/phosphodiesterase, whose product MTSPTPTAQRPSSSPSADAQGVPPQALHLWELVSTASTPLGVVDEAGAVVHSNAALDDLLAQATFLAEWLRDVEATQAKRTSVSVPGQSPVELYLEALRDGHRLLFAWREDATEPGADRDPLTGLGSRARFERLLKSERYDTLLLLDLDRFKAINDTLGHDAGDQLLKLAAKRLLKAIRNDDPIVRLGGDEFAIFHCVGEGGVATAVRIAERIIKLLGGPFLVDSQTVHVGASVGVASLRAGDTSREELYRHADLALYAAKANGRNRYWCFEEALEAQANDRREMEAQLRQALMLGQLRLYYQPQVDTTDRHVCGVEALLRWDHPHRGELTPEHFVPMAEEIGEIRPIGEWVLRHACAHASEWPNELSVAVNVSAGQIIDPRFIDTVRAALDAAKLAPARLELEVTEGVLMSNFPLILERLSAAKALGVSVTLDEFGTGYSSLNYLNRFPFSRIKIARSFVRGQQDDPRARNLVKCVLALGDSLGISTLASGIETQAQCDALIAIGCREGQGWLFGAPLNHEDLGAYLREHELSPLDTP is encoded by the coding sequence GTGACCTCGCCCACGCCCACAGCTCAACGACCCTCGTCCTCCCCCTCTGCCGACGCCCAGGGCGTTCCCCCGCAGGCCCTCCACCTGTGGGAGCTAGTCTCTACGGCGAGCACACCCCTAGGGGTGGTGGATGAGGCCGGTGCGGTGGTTCACAGCAACGCGGCCTTGGACGACCTTCTCGCGCAAGCGACCTTCCTCGCCGAGTGGCTGCGCGACGTCGAGGCGACGCAAGCTAAGCGCACTTCCGTCTCGGTGCCTGGCCAGTCGCCGGTGGAGCTCTACCTCGAAGCCCTGCGAGACGGTCATCGATTGCTCTTCGCTTGGCGCGAAGATGCGACCGAGCCGGGCGCCGATCGAGACCCCCTGACTGGGCTTGGCAGTCGTGCTCGCTTCGAACGTCTCTTGAAGAGCGAGCGCTACGACACGCTCCTGCTGCTAGATCTGGATCGTTTCAAGGCGATCAACGATACGCTTGGCCACGACGCCGGGGATCAGCTCCTCAAGCTCGCCGCCAAGCGCCTCCTCAAGGCGATTCGCAACGATGACCCAATCGTGCGGCTAGGCGGTGATGAGTTCGCGATCTTCCACTGCGTAGGCGAGGGCGGCGTCGCGACGGCGGTCAGGATTGCCGAGCGGATCATCAAGCTCCTCGGCGGGCCGTTTCTGGTTGATTCGCAGACCGTACACGTAGGCGCAAGCGTCGGCGTTGCGTCCCTGCGCGCAGGGGACACCTCCCGGGAAGAGCTGTACCGCCACGCAGACCTTGCCCTCTACGCAGCCAAAGCGAACGGTCGAAACAGGTACTGGTGTTTCGAGGAGGCGCTCGAGGCGCAGGCCAATGACCGGCGCGAGATGGAGGCGCAGCTGCGCCAGGCCTTGATGTTGGGGCAACTCCGACTCTACTACCAACCCCAGGTGGACACGACGGATCGACATGTATGCGGCGTCGAGGCCTTGCTGCGTTGGGATCACCCCCATCGCGGTGAGTTGACTCCGGAACACTTCGTGCCGATGGCGGAGGAAATCGGCGAGATTCGTCCTATCGGTGAGTGGGTGTTGCGCCATGCCTGTGCCCACGCAAGCGAGTGGCCGAACGAGCTGTCGGTGGCGGTCAATGTTTCCGCCGGGCAGATCATAGACCCGCGCTTCATCGACACGGTCCGAGCGGCCCTGGACGCTGCCAAGCTCGCGCCCGCGCGCCTGGAGTTGGAGGTCACCGAGGGGGTGTTGATGTCCAACTTCCCCCTGATCCTCGAGCGCCTGAGTGCGGCCAAGGCGCTCGGAGTGTCCGTGACCTTGGATGAGTTCGGTACGGGTTACTCCTCCCTGAACTACCTCAACCGCTTTCCCTTCAGTCGGATCAAGATCGCGCGTTCCTTCGTGCGCGGCCAGCAGGATGATCCACGCGCGCGAAACCTCGTGAAGTGCGTGCTGGCATTGGGCGATAGCTTGGGGATCAGCACCTTGGCATCGGGCATTGAGACGCAAGCGCAGTGCGACGCCCTCATCGCCATTGGCTGTCGTGAAGGGCAGGGGTGGCTATTCGGCGCGCCACTGAATCACGAGGACTTGGGCGCCTACTTGCGCGAACACGAATTGTCCCCACTCGATACACCATAG